A section of the Rummeliibacillus pycnus genome encodes:
- the nth gene encoding endonuclease III: protein MLTKKQWEMCLEEMEEMFPDAHCELIHDNPFELTIATLLSAQCTDVLVNKVTATLFKKYKKPEDYLAVPLEELEQDIRSIGLYRSKAKNIQKLCRRLIDEFNGVIPNTREELVTLPGVGRKTANVVLSVAFDEPALAVDTHVERVTKRLGLCKWKASVLEVEQTVMNKTPKERWSKTHHQLIFFGRYHCKAQNPNCDACPLFDLCREGQKRAKKGLVNR, encoded by the coding sequence ATGTTAACGAAAAAGCAGTGGGAAATGTGTCTGGAAGAAATGGAAGAAATGTTTCCTGATGCACATTGTGAACTAATACATGACAATCCGTTTGAACTGACAATCGCTACATTACTTTCAGCGCAATGTACAGATGTATTAGTCAATAAAGTAACTGCAACTTTATTTAAAAAATATAAAAAGCCGGAAGACTATTTAGCTGTTCCGTTAGAGGAATTAGAACAAGATATTCGATCAATTGGTCTATATCGAAGTAAAGCTAAAAATATCCAAAAGCTTTGCCGACGATTAATAGATGAATTTAACGGCGTTATTCCAAATACACGTGAAGAATTGGTTACTTTGCCAGGTGTCGGTCGTAAAACTGCCAATGTTGTACTTTCTGTAGCTTTTGATGAACCAGCTTTAGCAGTTGACACACATGTAGAACGTGTTACAAAACGATTAGGGCTATGTAAATGGAAAGCTAGCGTGTTAGAGGTTGAACAAACTGTGATGAACAAAACCCCTAAGGAAAGATGGTCAAAAACCCATCATCAGTTAATTTTCTTTGGACGTTATCACTGCAAAGCACAAAATCCAAACTGTGATGCATGTCCATTATTTGATCTTTGTAGAGAAGGGCAAAAGAGAGCAAAGAAAGGTCTTGTAAACAGATGA